A genomic segment from Peribacillus sp. ACCC06369 encodes:
- a CDS encoding NCS1 family transporter encodes MSTYLESHALEETEFNHTADLDESLKPKTKEDRTVGPISYIFMWIGDGVNLGNMTLGASLVVAGTATLNIIQTFAAAAIAIAIISMIFALNDRIGYRTGIPYVVQLRMSFGMKGSIISSLLRGIPAIIWYGFQSWIGGTALNEIVKIMTGGAFDNAVICFVVIQLVQIALSLYGFHAIKWVEMLASIVIMLALVYVFGILLTSHNEVIAEKWVHAEGSWGLPFFAFIMMFLGNYAAIFLSAGDYSRELKSGISDAKRGFLYFSPILIAYGFVLTIGVMLATATGISNPVKAFAIVVDNPYITVGVSAFIVIGAIAVNMVANIIPPTYVITLLTKLKYKIAVIITGLLAFCSFPWVLVQDSSAKGLGMFILIYSAFLGPIVSILLVEYYILRKQKMNVADLYREDGPFAGYNPCALLAMLIGAGAAFIKVELAWIIGVVVAGIAYIILMKFAFKDSRFKKGTIFENEC; translated from the coding sequence TTGTCTACATATCTAGAAAGTCATGCTTTGGAAGAAACGGAGTTCAACCATACTGCGGATTTGGATGAATCTCTGAAGCCTAAAACAAAAGAAGATAGGACGGTTGGCCCGATATCCTATATATTCATGTGGATTGGAGACGGCGTCAATTTAGGGAATATGACACTAGGGGCCAGCTTGGTTGTAGCGGGAACCGCAACGTTGAACATCATTCAGACGTTTGCTGCAGCTGCCATCGCCATCGCCATCATTTCCATGATTTTCGCTTTAAATGATAGGATCGGATACAGGACCGGAATTCCCTATGTTGTTCAGCTCAGAATGTCCTTCGGGATGAAAGGCTCCATCATATCATCACTTTTGCGCGGAATTCCGGCCATCATCTGGTACGGTTTTCAAAGTTGGATCGGTGGTACTGCCTTAAACGAAATCGTGAAGATCATGACGGGTGGCGCTTTTGATAATGCCGTCATTTGCTTTGTCGTGATTCAACTGGTGCAAATTGCGCTTTCGCTGTACGGCTTCCATGCCATCAAATGGGTGGAAATGCTTGCATCCATCGTTATCATGCTAGCGCTTGTCTATGTATTTGGTATTCTCCTTACATCACATAACGAGGTCATCGCGGAAAAATGGGTGCATGCCGAAGGCTCATGGGGCTTGCCGTTCTTTGCTTTCATCATGATGTTTTTGGGGAATTATGCGGCTATCTTTTTAAGCGCAGGAGACTATTCAAGAGAGCTTAAGTCTGGCATCAGTGATGCAAAACGAGGTTTTTTGTACTTTTCGCCCATTTTAATAGCCTATGGATTTGTACTGACAATCGGTGTAATGCTTGCTACCGCTACCGGCATATCCAATCCCGTTAAGGCGTTTGCAATAGTGGTGGACAATCCTTATATCACTGTAGGCGTTTCTGCATTTATCGTAATAGGTGCGATTGCCGTAAATATGGTCGCCAACATTATTCCGCCAACCTATGTCATTACTTTACTTACAAAGTTGAAATATAAGATTGCCGTTATCATAACCGGACTTCTTGCCTTTTGCTCATTCCCTTGGGTGCTTGTACAGGATTCTTCGGCGAAGGGGCTCGGTATGTTCATTCTGATTTATTCCGCTTTTTTAGGCCCGATCGTTTCGATTTTATTAGTCGAATATTATATATTAAGAAAGCAAAAAATGAATGTTGCCGATTTATACAGAGAAGACGGACCATTTGCAGGATATAATCCATGCGCACTGCTCGCCATGCTTATCGGCGCCGGTGCCGCCTTTATAAAAGTGGAGCTTGCCTGGATCATCGGTGTTGTTGTGGCAGGCATTGCCTATATTATTCTGATGAAGTTCGCCTTTAAGGATTCAAGATTCAAAAAAGGTACGATATTCGAGAATGAATGTTAA
- a CDS encoding 8-oxo-dGTP diphosphatase — protein MFKYTVCFVKKGNEILMLNREKAPIMGVWNGVGGKIENGETPDIGARREVFEETDIGVEPFFSKGTVTWETPEGELDGIYVYLYEVDADLIYETPKKTREGILEWKSIEWILHPENLGIAEMVAQYLPVLLNKEGNYTFTYKNGQTYHS, from the coding sequence ATGTTTAAGTATACAGTTTGTTTTGTTAAGAAAGGTAATGAAATACTCATGCTCAATCGGGAGAAGGCTCCAATTATGGGTGTATGGAACGGGGTGGGGGGCAAAATCGAGAACGGTGAAACACCTGATATAGGTGCACGGCGTGAGGTGTTTGAGGAAACGGACATTGGAGTAGAGCCCTTTTTTTCTAAAGGAACGGTAACTTGGGAGACTCCAGAAGGTGAACTGGATGGGATATATGTGTATTTGTATGAAGTAGATGCAGATTTAATATATGAAACACCGAAAAAAACGCGGGAAGGTATTCTGGAATGGAAATCGATTGAGTGGATCCTCCATCCAGAGAATCTCGGAATTGCTGAAATGGTCGCACAGTACTTACCGGTTCTATTGAATAAAGAAGGAAACTACACATTCACTTACAAAAATGGTCAAACGTATCATTCATGA
- a CDS encoding response regulator transcription factor — MNKESILIVEDEEKILRLLELELEIEGYRIGKAMDGNEALEVYGSGKWDLILLDVMLPGISGIELLRKIRTKNTFTPVILLTAKGSVEDKVSGLDLGANDYITKPFQIEELLARIRAVLRMRTAAPLMEDDGDEWLNTADLRLNVKTREVIRGENEIDLTPKEYDLLLYLLKNKRQVLNRDQILEAVWGYDFYGETNVVDVYIRYVRKKLEYGFDAPLIHTVRGVGYVIKEAK, encoded by the coding sequence ATGAATAAAGAATCAATATTAATCGTAGAAGACGAAGAGAAAATTTTGAGACTGCTTGAATTAGAGCTTGAAATCGAAGGCTACCGAATCGGAAAGGCAATGGACGGGAATGAAGCACTTGAAGTATATGGATCAGGAAAATGGGATTTGATCTTATTGGATGTCATGCTTCCAGGCATTAGCGGAATCGAGCTTCTTCGTAAAATTCGTACGAAAAACACCTTTACACCTGTCATCCTGTTAACGGCAAAGGGGTCGGTGGAAGATAAAGTTTCTGGTCTTGATCTCGGCGCGAATGACTACATTACAAAACCCTTCCAAATTGAGGAATTGCTTGCTCGAATCCGTGCGGTTTTAAGAATGCGAACTGCAGCACCTTTAATGGAAGATGACGGCGATGAATGGCTAAATACTGCTGATTTAAGGTTAAATGTCAAAACGCGCGAAGTCATCAGAGGCGAAAATGAAATTGACCTAACCCCAAAGGAGTATGATTTACTTCTTTATTTACTGAAGAATAAGCGTCAAGTGCTAAACCGGGATCAAATTCTGGAAGCGGTCTGGGGGTATGATTTCTATGGAGAAACAAACGTAGTGGATGTGTATATCCGATATGTTCGAAAAAAGCTCGAATATGGCTTTGATGCGCCACTTATTCATACTGTAAGAGGCGTTGGCTACGTCATAAAGGAAGCCAAATGA
- a CDS encoding PepSY domain-containing protein, translated as MKSRRWLVPVGLIVVFGLLSFVGFQWWAPSLSAENLTIEEVNQIAKDKYPGTIIKTTKNDGEVYQIEMQLETGVYQIRMDAESGEVNSIKRKRLAEETSDHATEETTKKTPQKQLTQKEIKERISAKGDLEQIDFVQEKDNSYYKAVVNKNNEKTTLILDPYTGTIIDSKKVADSIITENEAIAIAEKHVKGTGDDTEFYQPPNQTPYYLVEVELEDDRDAVVQVDGYTKEVKTVTWEDDDADVDDNDDSK; from the coding sequence ATGAAGAGTAGAAGATGGCTGGTACCAGTTGGGTTAATTGTCGTGTTTGGTCTGCTTTCATTTGTCGGATTTCAATGGTGGGCTCCATCATTATCCGCGGAAAACTTGACTATAGAAGAAGTGAACCAGATAGCAAAGGATAAATATCCTGGAACCATTATTAAGACAACGAAAAATGATGGTGAAGTATATCAGATTGAAATGCAGCTTGAAACTGGGGTATATCAAATTAGGATGGATGCAGAAAGTGGGGAAGTTAATTCTATAAAAAGGAAGAGGTTAGCTGAAGAAACTTCAGATCATGCAACTGAAGAAACGACGAAAAAAACACCTCAAAAGCAACTAACTCAAAAAGAAATAAAGGAACGTATTTCCGCAAAAGGTGATCTGGAACAAATTGATTTTGTGCAGGAAAAAGACAACTCCTATTATAAAGCAGTTGTAAATAAGAATAATGAAAAAACCACATTAATACTCGACCCATATACAGGAACTATTATTGACTCAAAAAAGGTAGCAGATAGTATCATTACAGAAAACGAAGCAATTGCGATTGCCGAAAAACATGTTAAAGGAACAGGTGATGATACAGAATTTTATCAACCCCCGAATCAGACACCCTATTATTTGGTCGAAGTTGAATTGGAAGATGATCGTGACGCAGTTGTCCAAGTGGACGGTTACACAAAAGAGGTAAAAACAGTTACATGGGAAGATGATGATGCTGATGTGGATGATAATGATGACTCTAAATAA
- a CDS encoding PhzF family phenazine biosynthesis protein, whose product MERINYSIVDVFSNGKYTGNQLAVFKNAGNVPDNEMQQIAKEINFSETTFILSDSKIDGGYDVRIFTPNEEVPFAGHPTLGTAYIIQNEVLDEPLENIILNFKGGQITVSFNNQEELIWMKQNEPTFGRILDENKISEVLNIHKENIDDRFPIQEVSTGLPVIVVPLKSLDAVKKVKVNREKYFELIEHTEAKAIMVFSPETYNSKNDLNVRDFADFYGIPEDAATGSSNGCLASYLVKYRYFENSEINVRVEQGYEIGRPSLLFLKAGYDTGKINVHVGGKVVKIAQGEWFL is encoded by the coding sequence ATGGAGAGGATTAATTATTCTATTGTTGATGTGTTTTCAAATGGAAAATATACAGGAAATCAACTCGCGGTTTTTAAAAACGCTGGAAATGTTCCGGATAATGAAATGCAACAAATAGCCAAAGAAATTAATTTTTCAGAAACTACCTTTATCTTGTCTGATTCAAAAATTGATGGCGGTTATGATGTCCGGATTTTCACACCTAATGAAGAGGTTCCTTTTGCTGGCCATCCGACTTTAGGAACTGCATACATCATTCAAAACGAAGTATTGGATGAACCATTGGAAAACATTATTTTAAACTTTAAAGGTGGTCAGATAACAGTATCATTCAATAATCAGGAAGAACTTATATGGATGAAACAAAATGAACCAACTTTCGGCCGGATTTTAGATGAAAATAAAATTTCTGAAGTTTTAAATATACATAAAGAAAACATAGATGATAGATTTCCCATTCAGGAAGTTTCGACTGGACTACCAGTGATTGTTGTCCCATTAAAATCATTGGATGCCGTTAAAAAAGTAAAGGTGAATAGAGAAAAATATTTTGAGTTAATTGAACATACTGAGGCAAAAGCCATTATGGTTTTTTCTCCAGAAACGTATAATTCGAAAAATGATTTAAATGTTCGAGACTTTGCAGATTTTTATGGTATCCCCGAAGATGCAGCTACTGGCAGTTCTAATGGATGTTTAGCTTCTTACTTAGTTAAATACCGGTATTTTGAAAATAGTGAAATAAACGTTCGCGTAGAACAAGGATACGAAATCGGAAGGCCTTCTTTGTTGTTTTTAAAAGCAGGGTATGATACCGGGAAAATCAACGTTCATGTAGGAGGTAAAGTAGTGAAAATTGCTCAAGGTGAATGGTTCCTTTAA
- a CDS encoding DUF4181 domain-containing protein: MGIVWIFIIFIGFSLFIDKFLRKWFGVDKKKIADTPGKKVDRWGRAIIASIYLCTFPFVTEDPYVMKVYLISFLIVLTGFQLFLEWKYLKNAKEHVITIVQLLLALVIMYNVDYFI, encoded by the coding sequence GTGGGAATTGTGTGGATCTTCATTATTTTTATTGGTTTTTCTCTCTTCATAGATAAATTTTTAAGGAAATGGTTTGGTGTAGATAAGAAAAAGATAGCCGATACCCCTGGTAAGAAAGTGGATCGGTGGGGAAGAGCCATCATTGCATCCATTTATTTATGTACTTTCCCCTTTGTTACAGAGGACCCATATGTCATGAAGGTGTATCTGATATCCTTTTTAATTGTATTAACTGGTTTTCAGTTGTTCTTGGAATGGAAGTACTTGAAAAACGCAAAAGAACATGTCATTACAATAGTTCAGCTTCTGTTAGCCTTAGTGATTATGTATAATGTGGATTATTTTATATAG
- a CDS encoding DUF3953 domain-containing protein, which translates to MNIARIILGIIVFALSATQLITGNDKLLPYSMFFLGLMMLVIGITELQKDRKGFVGYMCLVVSLLVLFTVILSFLI; encoded by the coding sequence TTGAATATAGCTAGAATCATCTTAGGAATCATTGTTTTTGCTTTATCAGCTACACAGCTAATTACCGGGAATGATAAGTTGTTACCATACAGCATGTTTTTCCTGGGGTTAATGATGCTGGTGATTGGAATTACCGAACTTCAAAAGGATCGTAAAGGATTCGTTGGGTATATGTGTCTTGTTGTCTCGCTATTAGTTCTCTTTACCGTCATTCTGAGTTTCTTAATATAG
- a CDS encoding carbonic anhydrase, producing MSIISSILDYNKTFVDQNKYTEFQTTKYPDKKIVIITCMDTRLLELLPKALGLKNGDAKIIKNAGAIVSHPFGSIMRSVLVAIYELKAEEVCVIGHHGCGMVGLQSSSLLDAAKQKKVSQEHIDILTNSGIDLTKWLSGFQCVEESVTNSVRLIKNHPLLPDSIAVHGMVIHPETGKLDRIIDGYSNVVNKDEIHIQ from the coding sequence ATGTCAATCATTTCGAGTATTTTGGATTATAACAAGACGTTTGTCGATCAAAACAAATATACAGAGTTTCAAACGACAAAGTATCCAGATAAAAAGATCGTCATTATAACGTGTATGGATACCCGTCTATTGGAATTGCTTCCAAAGGCGTTGGGTTTAAAAAATGGAGATGCGAAAATCATTAAAAACGCAGGAGCTATTGTTTCTCACCCCTTTGGCAGCATTATGCGCAGTGTCCTTGTCGCTATTTATGAGCTGAAAGCGGAGGAAGTATGCGTGATCGGACATCACGGATGCGGTATGGTGGGGCTTCAATCCTCTTCACTTCTTGATGCCGCAAAGCAGAAGAAAGTCAGTCAGGAGCATATTGATATCCTAACAAACTCTGGTATTGATTTAACAAAATGGCTATCAGGTTTTCAATGCGTGGAGGAGAGTGTTACTAATAGTGTTCGTTTGATCAAAAACCATCCCTTATTACCGGATTCCATTGCCGTTCACGGTATGGTCATCCATCCCGAAACCGGTAAATTGGATCGAATCATAGATGGATATAGCAACGTTGTCAACAAGGATGAAATACATATTCAATAA
- the sulP gene encoding sulfate permease: MMGSSRLEGYNFSHFQKDLVAGVVVGIVAIPLAMAFAIASGVRPEYGLYTSIIAGIMVSLLGGSRYQIAGPTGAFVPILLGVVMQYGYEKLLIAGFLAGIMIFLLGVFKLGRFIKFIPRPVTIGFTAGIAVIIFSGQIANFFGLSNLKKEEAFLLNMKEILLNFNTVNIYSVLVAIISLTLVILTPKYLPKIPGALLGLIVSTLVATFFFPDQVATIGSAYGAIPNALPHFQFPHITGSLVIELLPAALVIAMLGGIESLLSAVVADGMTNSKHNSNKELMGQGLTNMITPLFGGIPATGAIARTATNIKNGAVSPISGVIHGLVVLLVLVSLAPYASAIPLASMAPVLMFVAWNMSERQEFSHILKAKTMDSVVLIVTFLLTILIDLTTGVGIGLLLAILSFVKLMSGTLKLTKVLPDPADKLVKPEMVQQGSSCPQINIYTIEGPLFFGSIERLQEEIEEMMRSKPKILLLRMSNVSFIDTSGEALLTDIVKQFKSHKLQVLISGIQQEPKEMLEKTGFIKLVGEEQFFSNTGDAINEALSKLDENRCKGCKQFAFDECTVLSQQVPKPAVLKQKRKREIGLT, encoded by the coding sequence ATGATGGGTTCTAGCAGGCTTGAAGGATACAACTTTAGCCATTTTCAGAAAGACCTGGTTGCCGGTGTGGTAGTTGGGATTGTAGCAATTCCTTTAGCGATGGCTTTTGCCATTGCTTCAGGGGTAAGACCAGAATACGGACTGTACACATCAATCATAGCTGGAATCATGGTCTCCCTTTTAGGCGGATCGAGATATCAAATTGCAGGCCCGACTGGAGCCTTTGTCCCGATCTTGTTGGGAGTGGTCATGCAGTATGGATATGAAAAACTGTTAATCGCCGGTTTCTTGGCAGGTATCATGATTTTTCTTTTAGGTGTGTTCAAACTGGGGAGATTCATCAAGTTCATTCCGCGTCCAGTTACCATCGGATTTACTGCTGGAATTGCTGTGATTATCTTTTCTGGCCAGATTGCCAATTTCTTTGGACTCAGTAACTTAAAAAAAGAAGAAGCCTTTCTTTTAAACATGAAAGAAATCTTATTGAACTTCAATACAGTTAATATCTACAGTGTACTGGTGGCTATCATAAGTTTAACTCTCGTCATATTAACTCCAAAATATTTACCGAAAATCCCTGGAGCCTTGCTGGGATTGATTGTATCAACTCTAGTCGCCACCTTTTTCTTTCCTGATCAGGTAGCGACCATTGGATCGGCTTATGGCGCCATCCCTAATGCATTGCCCCATTTTCAGTTCCCCCATATCACTGGCAGCCTAGTGATTGAACTCCTTCCGGCTGCTTTGGTCATTGCCATGCTTGGAGGAATTGAATCACTATTATCCGCTGTAGTGGCAGACGGCATGACCAACAGTAAACATAACAGCAATAAAGAGCTGATGGGGCAAGGATTGACCAATATGATTACGCCATTATTTGGAGGCATTCCGGCTACAGGTGCCATCGCCCGTACCGCAACGAATATTAAAAACGGTGCAGTTTCCCCCATATCAGGTGTGATACATGGGTTGGTGGTATTGCTGGTGTTAGTCAGTTTAGCTCCTTATGCTTCTGCCATTCCTTTGGCAAGCATGGCTCCCGTTCTTATGTTTGTCGCATGGAACATGAGCGAACGCCAAGAATTTTCGCATATCTTAAAAGCAAAAACCATGGATTCGGTCGTATTGATCGTCACCTTCTTGTTAACAATTTTGATTGACCTGACAACAGGTGTTGGGATCGGTTTACTATTAGCTATTCTATCTTTTGTTAAACTAATGAGCGGTACACTGAAATTAACAAAGGTTTTACCAGATCCAGCTGATAAACTAGTTAAACCGGAAATGGTGCAACAAGGTTCAAGCTGCCCGCAGATAAACATTTATACGATAGAAGGACCTTTATTCTTTGGTTCAATCGAAAGGTTGCAAGAAGAAATCGAGGAAATGATGCGTTCTAAACCAAAAATCCTCCTATTAAGAATGAGCAATGTGTCATTCATTGATACTTCGGGAGAAGCACTTCTCACCGACATTGTGAAGCAATTCAAGTCCCACAAACTACAAGTGCTGATTTCCGGGATTCAACAGGAACCTAAAGAAATGCTCGAAAAAACCGGTTTTATTAAACTGGTTGGTGAAGAACAGTTCTTTTCCAATACGGGTGATGCCATTAATGAAGCTTTATCCAAACTGGATGAGAACCGTTGTAAAGGGTGTAAACAATTTGCTTTTGATGAATGTACGGTACTCTCCCAGCAGGTTCCAAAGCCTGCGGTATTAAAACAGAAAAGAAAACGGGAGATAGGGTTAACATGA
- a CDS encoding HAMP domain-containing sensor histidine kinase, whose translation MRLRRKINLYTTVLFIFLLLLMNVSIYFVFSKQVMMNELNRAKAETEKMAFDVSENVNRISPNDLLRAYVPIDGMVGIVIEGQRQGTVVTSNSEKQLCNRPSSFYPGEESAIITFDQKKYVFVSNPIVWGDGSVVNLQITKSIQATEEMLAVLRIVLIAVTVIAMIPVLISSSILSNFIARPIRLMIETMKEIQTSGQFKRLSLEENSKDELVEMGKTFNHMIDLLQANFEKQEQFVSNASHELKTPLTVIESYASLLQRRGLKRPDLFDESVEAIHSEAIRMREMTEQLLLLAKHQEKWNIVKENVNLTDIMADLAKVYKNAYDRTVEIHSNDAIEALTDVQKLKQLLFIFLDNARKYSDEHISVYIGKTGNEAYIRIEDRGGGIPKAELPKVFDRFYRVDEARSRKQGGSGLGLSMAKEIAEAIDVRIEMDSLEGKGTIVTLLFT comes from the coding sequence ATGAGACTTCGAAGGAAAATAAATTTATATACAACGGTGTTATTCATTTTCCTGCTGCTTTTGATGAATGTTTCCATTTATTTTGTTTTCAGTAAACAGGTGATGATGAATGAACTTAATCGTGCGAAAGCGGAGACAGAGAAAATGGCATTTGATGTTAGTGAAAATGTAAATCGTATTTCACCAAATGATCTACTACGTGCCTATGTGCCTATAGATGGCATGGTTGGTATTGTAATAGAGGGTCAAAGGCAAGGAACAGTTGTTACATCCAATTCTGAAAAACAGTTATGCAATCGACCTAGCAGCTTTTACCCAGGTGAGGAGAGCGCAATCATCACTTTTGATCAGAAAAAGTATGTGTTCGTTTCAAACCCGATCGTTTGGGGGGATGGAAGTGTAGTTAATCTTCAAATCACCAAAAGCATTCAAGCAACAGAAGAAATGCTCGCTGTTCTTCGCATTGTATTAATTGCTGTAACGGTCATCGCCATGATTCCTGTTTTGATATCAAGCAGTATTCTCAGTAATTTCATTGCTCGTCCGATTCGCTTGATGATTGAAACGATGAAAGAGATTCAAACAAGTGGCCAATTTAAGCGACTCAGCCTAGAAGAAAATTCAAAAGATGAACTTGTGGAAATGGGGAAAACCTTTAATCACATGATCGATTTGTTACAGGCTAACTTCGAGAAACAGGAACAATTCGTATCAAATGCTTCACATGAATTAAAAACACCGCTAACTGTCATCGAAAGCTATGCGAGTCTTTTGCAAAGAAGGGGTTTAAAGCGTCCTGATTTGTTTGATGAATCAGTAGAGGCCATTCATTCTGAGGCCATTAGAATGAGAGAGATGACAGAGCAATTGCTCCTGCTTGCAAAGCATCAGGAAAAATGGAATATAGTGAAGGAAAACGTAAATCTGACTGATATCATGGCAGATTTAGCAAAAGTGTATAAAAATGCGTACGATCGAACAGTGGAGATTCATAGCAACGATGCAATTGAAGCATTAACGGACGTTCAAAAGTTAAAACAGCTTTTGTTCATTTTTTTGGACAATGCAAGAAAGTATAGTGACGAGCATATCTCAGTCTACATAGGAAAAACAGGTAATGAAGCATATATCCGCATCGAAGACAGAGGGGGCGGAATCCCAAAGGCTGAATTGCCAAAAGTGTTCGATCGCTTTTATCGTGTAGATGAAGCAAGAAGCCGAAAGCAAGGCGGATCAGGATTAGGGCTTTCCATGGCAAAGGAAATTGCTGAGGCGATTGACGTACGGATTGAAATGGATAGTCTCGAAGGCAAGGGAACAATCGTCACTCTTTTATTTACTTAA